The Paracoccus seriniphilus genome includes a window with the following:
- the speB gene encoding agmatinase, which produces MSSPIPMDETMWNGLIHSGIAGTMFGLPYVPPKKEAIKASQADLAFIGFPFDSTQISRTGANYGPRGIREHSSLFLTYNATSDIDLSQKFRMVDCGDIPVIPGDVENTMKIATETISNIIAGGARPVLIGGDHSVTIGGARAFARHHEKPGLILFDTHYDTADDIGGVKDSHCCPISRAVDAGFDPRHMVLIGISGWLNPRTELENARKHGLTVITLDEIIRDGAKPAGQKAARIAGGARDVYLTIDIDALDATVAPGTCVPTAGGMMLREMFEILAQFKELNIGGLDIVEVAPSLDPTKVTQIAANRIILETLAMLKAS; this is translated from the coding sequence ATGAGCAGCCCAATTCCGATGGATGAAACGATGTGGAATGGCCTGATCCATTCCGGCATCGCAGGAACCATGTTCGGTCTTCCCTACGTTCCGCCGAAGAAAGAGGCCATCAAGGCCTCGCAGGCAGATCTGGCCTTTATCGGCTTTCCCTTTGACTCGACGCAGATCAGCCGCACGGGCGCGAATTACGGGCCTCGTGGCATTCGCGAGCATTCCAGCCTGTTCCTGACCTATAACGCGACATCCGATATCGACCTGTCGCAGAAATTCAGGATGGTCGATTGCGGCGATATTCCGGTCATTCCCGGTGACGTCGAAAACACCATGAAGATCGCGACCGAGACGATCAGCAATATCATTGCCGGCGGCGCAAGGCCGGTGCTGATCGGCGGCGACCACTCGGTCACGATTGGTGGGGCGCGCGCCTTTGCACGGCATCACGAAAAACCGGGGCTGATCCTGTTCGACACCCATTACGACACCGCGGACGATATTGGCGGGGTCAAGGACAGTCATTGCTGCCCGATCAGCCGTGCTGTGGATGCCGGGTTCGATCCCAGACATATGGTCCTGATCGGCATAAGTGGCTGGCTCAATCCGCGCACCGAACTGGAGAATGCCAGAAAACATGGTCTGACGGTGATCACTCTGGATGAAATCATCCGCGACGGAGCGAAACCCGCGGGGCAGAAAGCCGCCAGGATCGCAGGCGGGGCCAGGGATGTCTATCTGACCATAGACATTGATGCGCTTGATGCGACGGTTGCGCCGGGCACTTGCGTGCCGACGGCGGGCGGGATGATGCTGCGCGAAATGTTCGAGATACTGGCCCAGTTCAAGGAATTGAATATCGGGGGCCTTGACATTGTCGAGGTCGCGCCATCGCTCGATCCGACCAAGGTGACACAGATTGCCGCGAACCGCATCATTCTGGAAACGCTGGCCATGCTGAAAGCCAGTTGA
- a CDS encoding HAD family hydrolase yields the protein MPHPPKALIFDCDGTLILSAELHYQAFSAAFAAQGHQLDRDFYFARTGLSRRALLASWIEFTGKTPNSNQLVDDSVRLAKILALAGQFRTNSDIVDLARAWGPRPSAVASNGEAGLVLAMLKTAGIDSLFDTVVTIDQVGVPKPDPAMFLLAAARLEVSPVDCLVLEDSAQGLEAAERAGMAAIDIRAPQSLSRIEALLACSAIQ from the coding sequence ATGCCCCATCCTCCCAAAGCCCTGATTTTCGACTGCGACGGGACGCTGATCCTTAGCGCCGAACTGCACTATCAGGCATTTTCTGCCGCCTTTGCAGCCCAGGGCCACCAACTGGATCGCGATTTCTATTTCGCCCGCACCGGATTGTCGCGCCGCGCCTTGCTGGCATCATGGATCGAATTCACCGGCAAAACGCCAAACAGCAATCAGCTTGTCGACGACAGCGTCCGGTTGGCAAAAATCCTGGCTCTCGCGGGCCAGTTCCGCACCAACAGCGATATCGTCGATCTGGCTCGCGCCTGGGGGCCGCGCCCCTCGGCGGTCGCATCCAATGGTGAGGCCGGGCTGGTGCTGGCCATGCTGAAAACAGCCGGGATCGACAGTCTTTTCGATACCGTGGTGACGATTGATCAGGTCGGGGTGCCAAAGCCCGACCCCGCCATGTTTCTTCTGGCAGCGGCGCGACTTGAGGTCAGTCCTGTCGATTGCCTTGTGCTGGAAGACAGCGCTCAGGGGCTGGAAGCGGCAGAGCGGGCGGGCATGGCGGCGATCGACATTCGCGCGCCACAGTCCCTGTCCCGAATCGAGGCACTGCTTGCATGCTCGGCCATTCAATGA
- a CDS encoding ATP-binding protein translates to MKAWRPSVRARLFAALVVLTAATLAVGATSWITLQKATARLDRLHNETLASVDRALLLSRQASDLATRAPYLLTLASPFRIRQEADVAHDLIIEITENLHPAETGTDALQRMDRGIQTLVQAATVRSELADRILRRNARTSVLEEQFTDLARRPDISSADERNWLNLQGLARALLGAINADNLVTVGEFHRAYHHLVHAMPASDDPLWQQGLAQLRELAEGPDGLFELRRHEVGQKIAAQAALNTIRKGAEAISLHAANVTAAAEARIAAERAQTVSAIFVARQTIVLIGIFSAVVALGTALYVSGHVTANLRAISDAMTRLAVGDRSSRLPRGEHGGDEIGKLFYAFRAFRANTLKLDRSNRQLAQRNALFQNLYDSMSDGLAILSEEGAVIAGNPHLASVLQVTPQEVQRRPRMTALLDSGGWQRCTGPDGVVELRRPDGRVIEMRESRLSTGGSVMLLSDASERRELSERLRQVQRTEALGKIAGEVAHDFGNILSTISTSLHLMENAPPERMASLRQSLGAALDVGSSLTQRLLAFARRLNLEPEVMDLNDLVAGVEDLIALALDEQVTLAIETAETALTVRIDPGQMESALLNLCLNAAQAIQGSGRIDIRLRHLTEQEMALVEVCDSGQGMSPEVLAHAMEPFFTARSDGTGTGLGLAMVSGFIRQSGGDVEITSQPGKGTCVRLMLPLCVEAATNIADALRVLLVEDDPADAAHARAVLTHSDITETADPDEALRLLQSQVFDLLVTDLHLGPDVAGWRLAEAALQADPDTRAIVVSGHLPARNPLDARFPGRVFGLPKPMKAAALAACLQGAPH, encoded by the coding sequence ATGAAGGCATGGCGTCCCAGCGTCCGCGCGCGGCTGTTTGCGGCGTTGGTCGTGCTGACCGCCGCAACATTGGCGGTCGGGGCGACCAGCTGGATCACCCTGCAAAAGGCAACCGCGCGGCTGGACCGGCTGCATAACGAGACGCTCGCCTCGGTTGACCGGGCCCTGCTTCTATCGCGCCAGGCCTCGGATCTGGCGACGCGGGCGCCCTATCTGCTGACATTGGCAAGCCCCTTCCGCATTCGGCAAGAGGCCGATGTCGCCCATGACCTGATCATCGAGATCACCGAGAATCTGCATCCGGCGGAAACCGGAACCGACGCCCTGCAGCGCATGGATCGCGGGATTCAAACCCTGGTGCAGGCTGCTACGGTCCGGTCGGAACTGGCGGACAGGATCCTGCGCCGCAATGCAAGGACAAGCGTGCTGGAGGAGCAGTTCACCGATCTTGCGAGGCGCCCGGATATCTCATCTGCAGACGAACGGAACTGGCTGAACCTGCAAGGCCTGGCCCGCGCCCTGCTGGGCGCGATCAACGCCGACAATCTTGTCACGGTGGGCGAATTTCATCGCGCCTATCACCATCTGGTTCATGCCATGCCGGCAAGCGACGACCCGCTCTGGCAACAGGGGCTGGCGCAACTGCGCGAGCTTGCAGAAGGACCCGATGGCCTGTTCGAATTGCGCCGCCATGAGGTCGGACAGAAGATTGCCGCTCAGGCCGCGCTCAATACCATCCGCAAGGGGGCCGAAGCCATCAGCCTGCACGCGGCGAATGTGACGGCCGCTGCCGAAGCCCGGATCGCGGCGGAACGTGCGCAAACGGTCTCGGCCATCTTCGTGGCGCGTCAGACGATCGTTCTGATCGGCATTTTCAGCGCGGTGGTGGCGTTGGGGACGGCGCTGTATGTCTCGGGCCATGTCACGGCCAATCTGCGTGCGATCTCGGACGCGATGACCCGTCTTGCCGTGGGCGACCGTTCCAGCCGCCTGCCGCGCGGCGAACATGGCGGCGATGAGATCGGCAAGCTGTTCTATGCGTTTCGCGCATTTCGCGCCAATACGCTGAAACTGGACCGCTCCAACCGGCAACTTGCGCAGCGCAATGCCCTGTTCCAGAATCTCTATGACAGCATGTCCGACGGCCTTGCGATCCTGTCCGAAGAGGGAGCCGTGATCGCGGGGAACCCTCATCTTGCCTCGGTGCTTCAGGTCACGCCGCAAGAGGTGCAGCGCCGTCCCCGAATGACCGCACTGCTGGACTCTGGTGGCTGGCAGCGATGCACCGGGCCGGATGGCGTTGTCGAATTGCGTCGCCCCGATGGCCGGGTGATCGAAATGCGCGAAAGCCGCCTGTCCACCGGCGGCTCGGTCATGCTGCTGTCAGATGCCTCGGAACGCCGCGAGTTGTCCGAGCGGCTGAGACAGGTGCAGCGCACCGAAGCCCTTGGCAAGATCGCCGGCGAAGTAGCGCATGATTTCGGCAACATCCTGTCCACCATTTCCACCAGCCTGCACCTGATGGAGAATGCGCCCCCCGAACGCATGGCCTCGCTGCGTCAATCGCTGGGGGCCGCGCTGGATGTCGGTTCATCACTGACGCAGCGCCTGCTGGCCTTTGCCCGGCGGCTGAATCTTGAACCCGAAGTGATGGATCTGAACGACCTCGTGGCCGGTGTCGAGGATCTGATCGCCCTTGCGCTGGATGAACAGGTCACCCTTGCGATAGAGACCGCAGAAACCGCGTTGACGGTCCGTATCGACCCCGGACAGATGGAAAGTGCGCTTCTCAACCTGTGCCTGAACGCCGCGCAGGCCATTCAAGGTTCAGGCCGCATCGACATCAGGCTGCGCCATTTGACCGAACAGGAGATGGCGCTTGTCGAAGTCTGTGACAGCGGACAGGGCATGTCGCCCGAGGTTCTGGCCCATGCGATGGAACCCTTTTTCACCGCGCGTTCGGATGGCACCGGAACGGGGCTTGGTCTGGCCATGGTCTCGGGCTTCATTCGCCAGTCCGGCGGTGACGTCGAGATCACGTCGCAGCCGGGCAAGGGAACCTGCGTGCGCCTGATGTTGCCGCTTTGCGTCGAGGCCGCGACGAATATCGCGGACGCTCTGCGCGTCCTGCTGGTCGAGGACGACCCGGCCGATGCCGCCCATGCACGCGCCGTCCTGACCCATTCGGATATCACCGAAACCGCCGATCCGGACGAGGCGCTCCGGCTTTTGCAATCGCAAGTTTTCGACCTGCTGGTCACCGATCTGCATCTTGGGCCTGACGTGGCCGGATGGCGACTGGCCGAAGCAGCTCTGCAGGCCGATCCCGATACCCGCGCCATCGTCGTGTCGGGTCATCTGCCCGCCAGAAACCCGCTGGATGCACGTTTCCCTGGCCGGGTGTTCGGTTTGCCAAAACCCATGAAGGCCGCAGCTCTTGCGGCATGTTTGCAAGGAGCGCCGCACTGA
- a CDS encoding response regulator: MAENEPTAGPVVAVVDDDPDLRSSVAALLAENGFTPVPVADSAGFFAAAASQSIDLALIDLRLHGESGLALAIQIRERMGLPIVMLTGRGDDTDKIIGLETGADDFMMKPFNPRELLARIRAVLRRSGHSGVALPDRSQSQFLRFGRLRLDQTRRELIGPDGNEIPLTNAEYRLLEYFLRHPDRIIARTDLLRELGSDLSLYVDRTVDVLILRLRRKIEPVPSKPIHLQTRRGQGYIFVTSP, from the coding sequence ATGGCCGAGAATGAACCCACAGCCGGGCCGGTGGTTGCCGTGGTCGATGACGACCCCGATCTGCGCAGCAGTGTTGCCGCTCTTCTGGCTGAAAACGGCTTCACTCCGGTCCCGGTCGCTGACAGCGCAGGTTTCTTTGCCGCCGCCGCAAGCCAGTCAATCGATCTGGCCCTGATCGACCTGCGCCTTCACGGTGAAAGCGGACTGGCGCTGGCCATCCAGATCCGCGAACGCATGGGGCTGCCCATCGTCATGCTGACCGGACGGGGCGATGACACAGACAAGATCATCGGGCTGGAAACTGGCGCCGATGACTTCATGATGAAACCCTTCAATCCGCGCGAACTGCTGGCCCGCATTCGCGCGGTCCTGCGCCGCAGCGGCCACAGCGGAGTCGCGCTGCCGGACCGCAGCCAAAGCCAGTTTCTCAGGTTCGGCCGCCTGCGTCTTGATCAGACCCGGCGCGAGCTGATCGGCCCCGATGGCAATGAGATTCCCCTGACGAATGCCGAATACAGGCTGCTTGAGTATTTCCTGCGCCATCCCGATCGCATCATCGCCCGCACCGATCTGCTGCGCGAATTGGGCAGCGACCTGTCGCTCTATGTCGACCGCACGGTCGATGTGCTGATCCTGCGGCTGCGGCGCAAGATCGAACCCGTGCCGTCCAAGCCGATCCATCTGCAGACCCGGCGTGGCCAGGGCTATATCTTTGTCACCTCTCCATGA